The following proteins come from a genomic window of Oncorhynchus mykiss isolate Arlee chromosome 19, USDA_OmykA_1.1, whole genome shotgun sequence:
- the LOC110497972 gene encoding centrosomal protein of 170 kDa protein B isoform X2 translates to MSVTSWFLVSSSGTRHRLPPEMIFVGREECELMLQSRSVDKQHAVVNYNPATDEHMVKDLGSLNGTFVNDLRIPDETYITLMLSDVIRFGYDSHVYILERSQHKVPEEALKHEKYTSQLQMSMKALEARKKEKERQHAKEKTRDSSCFKQEKAEHKAALAAVASETPVSRPTPLYGQPLWWGEDDAEHSGGQRADEDPAENTKEGSRHEISGSLSDSQAKTIYSHHREPSYFEIPTKEFQQQELHEVPTKDTDPPSLPVPVLPPVPTSTPPVVQSHASFTIEFDECTPSKIKIKDHVTKFSFRQQRKLPGKEAVTAPTEVISAECKVADWLVQSDVSMMRRWSRTEDMFSSKSGLPICNEASTGHHHEDGTRSDSEDPVVNGKRAIQLKPPMGPHKSLPPQLALPRPFTNPDSEDPQSHSLPPSQDKADPQQGFVIEFFDDNPRKKRSQSFTNNTGQLDSPALRNKPEKRCDPSTPTQQYTTPLKGPGSGGPQRAGSLRREKMEDRVSNDISSCSIPPRLFRSVGRRSKLAQDFTAEFLRESRQESRPSMNTTWEKNTSPVSPTTSPPPTVEATAPHSHPHQTTPSPHQPYLTQTSSCTQSVPLKAPLMPMAPRSLEAPRSLEAPRSLEAPRSLEAPRSLEATSPKGLGNEEDDTLSEAGTYTIETEVQDKEVEEARCKIEQVFGVVEGPEQPGQTAATACKPVEFQDREERRESSLVDLMPAPGQGQNLVQVPGGSKWVSCWASLADSYTHSGPASGLFEIPSQMDLSGGVGGRTVHQATLSRNINSVEPEGQSSKTQRIPSQAPSMENNETPTPSIIIHQDTYSTYDIKDRSSRVLGPQEDLHNLSVQDDLDQDSLSDASKSDDGSIVEQRKMPTPERTDKSTSQSSEKERPTLPAKSTSFYIGSKETVSKQERGSRPNTPRIERKPPPHPNTPQFSTATLTKQQGGQEFQKTVKLNSSAPKLNYQGRVSPEPNEISVSLVRQESFIKDQPSDAAQVTRLPHISSQPALNDPDPAEAFQGVCSQDTHSYLNGTEDALAALAAMLQAQPPDVVPRPIDNSLSGESDMDSASTASLRNNQTAPKTGSKKPFFTTGLQRERSSASSFTQEPSRQQSAAFDRLSEKRRSQRLDSSRKPEQDRRLGMRCCVVKHGTMDLSDDPQSFSLPYWPETISSDQDVSRPAACKKYTVPLQKEDPTKSSKVAQAISRSSSMSAPRPTRASMLRREVSGTSKASQDNKKQLSRLDMLALPRKRTSSFTTPSDTESSAPRTGFSNRSTESNSGSGLKASVAGPSTKPALGRASGALGKLITRVRSSSAKYTSSTASSRRRQKGSDYTSTSEEEFDSNQSTLKHKRSHTPSASRSQPLIPPRPKPRSQDSDQESHEGDAYQNWSSHSAEIARLSQDLAKDLSVLAREIHGVTGDADPQSSSAVEANTPVSTITAREVLVHPIPEAGVNYLRIPPGSAAARDPDQTIMNDQEYNSKHRGWNQEVVVVDDLMLNPVSQISLAIRENTEQLAEKIKVLFHNKTDVWGEIESKLNTENDIPVLKGSNKEITAILKELRRVQRQLEVINTIIEPSGNLEPAKAYTPSAASTPSAPSSAGLKPSRAPSRYWRTSGSQRGGVPSSSSRPSESVRRSVVASEAESYVV, encoded by the exons ATGAGTGTGACGTCATGGTTCCTGGTCAGCAGCTCAGGTACAAGACATCGGTTGCCACCAGAGATGATCTTTGTAGGCCGGGAGGAGTGTGAGCTCATGTTGCAG TCGCGCAGTGTGGACAAGCAGCATGCAGTCGTCAACTACAACCCAGCCACAGACGAGCACATGGTGAAGGACCTGGGCAGCCTGAACGGG ACTTTTGTGAATGATCTGAGAATCCCAGACGAGACTTACATTACCCTGATGCTCTCTGATGTCATCCGCTTTGGATATG ATTCTCATGTGTACATCCTGGAGAGGAGTCAACACAAGGTGCCAGAGGAGGCTCTCAAA CATGAGAAGTACACCAGCCAGCTGCAGATGAGTATGAAGGCACTGGAGGCcaggaagaaggagaaggagaggcagcATGCTAAGGAGAAGACCAGAGACTCATCCTGCTTCAAACAGGAGAAAGCCGAGCATAAAGCTGCCCTCGCAGCAG TGGCCAGCGAGACTCCAGTGTCCAGACCCACTCCTCTGTATGGACAGCCGTTGTGGTGGGGGGAGGATGATGCTGAACACAGTGGAGGACAGCGGGCAGATGAGGACCCTGCAG AGAATACTAAAGAGGGCTCCAGACATGAGATCAGCGGCTCCCTGTCAGACAGCCAGGCCAAGACAATCTACTCACACCACAGGGAGCCAAGCTACTTTGAGATACCCACCAAGGAGTTCCAGCAGCAGGAGCTCCATGAGGTTCCCACTAAGGACACtgaccccccttctctccctgtccctgttctCCCTCCAGTCCCCACCTCCACACCCCCTGTGGTGCAGAGCCACGCCTCCTTCACCATTGAGTTTGATGAATGCACACCAAGCAAGATCAAGATCAAGGACCATGTGACAAAGTTTTCCTTCCGCCAGCAACGCAAGCTCCCGGGTAAGGAGGCGGTGACAGCGCCCACTGAGGTGATATCAGCGGAGTGCAAGGTGGCTGATTGGCTGGTCCAAAGCGACGTGAGCATGATGAGGAGGTGGTCTCGGACAGAGGACATGTTCAGCTCAAAGAGTGGCCTGCCCATCTGCAACGAGGCTTCCACAG GCCACCACCATGAGGATGGGACTCGGAGTGACTCTGAGGATCCTGTTGTAAACGGGAAACGGGCTATCCAATTAAAGCCACCGATGGGCCCTCACAAATCTCTTCCACCCCAGCTGGCCCTCCCTAGACCCTTCACCAACCCTGACTCAGAGGATcctcagtctcactcccttcCTCCAAGCCAGGACAAAGCAGACCCCCAGCAGGGCTTCGTCATTGAGTTCTTTGACGACAATCCACGCAAGAAGCGCTCACAGTCCTTCACCAACAACACAGGCCAGCTCGACAGCCCGGCCCTCAGGAACAAGCCGGAGAAAAGGTGCGACCCCAGCACCCCCACCCAGCAGTACACCACTCCCTTGAAGGGCCCGGGTTCTGGAGGCCCCCAGAGGGCCGGCTCCCTGAGGAGGGAGAAGATGGAGGATCGTGTCAGTAACGACatctcctcctgctccatccctcccAGGCTGTTTAGAAGTGTGGGACGCAGGTCCAAACTGGCCCAGGACTTCACGGCTGAGTTCCTGAGGGAGTCCAGACAGGAGTCTAGGCCGAGCATGAACACAACCTGGGAGAAGAATACGTCTCCTGTGTCTCCTACCACCAGCCCCCCACCAACAGTAGAGGCAACAGCACCCCACTCCCACCCCCACCAGACCACACCAAGCCCCCATCAGCCATACCTGACTCAGACTTCATCCTGTACCCAGTCTGTGCCCCTGAAAGCCCCTCTAATGCCCATGGCCCCACGCAGCCTGGAGGCCCCACGCAGCCTGGAGGCCCCACGCAGCCTGGAGGCCCCACGCAGCCTGGAGGCCCCACGCAGCCTGGAGGCCACAAGCCCCAAAGGCCTGGGGAACGAGGAGGATGATACCTTGAGTGAAGCAGGCACCTACACCATTGAGACAGAGGTCCAGGataaagaggtggaggaggcacgCTGCAAGATAGAACAG GTGTTTGGTGTTGTTGAGGGGCCAGAGCAGCCCGGCCAGACTGCAGCAACAGCATGTAAGCCTGTTGAGTTTCAGGACAGGGAGGAGCGTAGGGAGAGTAGCTTGGTGGATCTGATGCCAGCTCCAGGGCAGGGACAGAATCTGGTGCAg GTACCTGGTGGCTCTAAGTGGGTGTCTTGCTGGGCCAGCCTGGCAGACAGCTACACACACTCTGGCCCTGCCTCAGGCCTCTTCGAAATCCCCTCACAAATGGACTTGTCAGGAGGAG TTGGTGGGAGGACCGTCCATCAGGCAACGCTCAGTCGGAACATCAATAGTGTGGAACCGGAAGGCCAGAGTTCCAAAACACAGCGTATTCCTTCTCAGGCACCATCGATGGAAAATAATGAGACTCCAACTCCCAGCATTATTATCCATCAGGACACTTACTCTACCTATGATATCAAAGATAGGAGCTCCAGAGTCCTTGGACCACAGGAGGACCTCCACAACCTGTCTGTACAGGACGACCTTGACCAAGACAGCCTGAGTGATGCCAGTAAGTCAGACGACGGCTCCATCGTGGAGCAGAGGAAGATGCCCACACCAGAGAGGACAGACAAGAGTACATCTCAGAGCAGTGAAAAGGAGAGGCCCACACTCCCAGCCAAGTCTACATCATTCTACATTGGCTCTAAGGAGACTGTGTCTAAACAGGAGCGGGGATCCAGACCCAATACACCCAGGATTGAGAGAAAACCACCACCACATCCCAACACACCACAGTTCTCCACAGCCACCCTGACCAAACAACAGGGTGGACAAGAATTTCAGAAGACAGTCAAGCTCAACTCATCAGCTCCCAAGCTTAACTACCAGGGCAGAGTCAGCCCTGAGCCCAACGAGATCTCAGTGTCTCTGGTCAGGCAGGAGAGTTTCATTAAGGACCAGCCAAGTGATGCTGCCCAGGTCACCAGACTCCCACACATCTCCAGCCAGCCTGCTCTGAATGACCCTGACCCTGCTGAGGCGTTCCAGGGTGTTTGCAGCCAGGACACCCACTCCTACCTCAATGGGACCGAGGATGCTCTGGCTGCCCTGGCGGCCATGCTCCAGGCCCAGCCGCCTGATGTTGTTCCTCGCCCCATAGATAACTCTCTGTCTGGGGAGTCTGACATGGACTCAGCGAGCACTGCCAGCCTGCGCAACAACCAGACTGCCCCTAAGACTGGATCCAAGAAGCCCTTTTTCACTACTGGCCTTCAGAGGGAGAGGTCCTCTGCCAGCTCCTTCACCCAGGAGCCCAGTCGCCAGCAGTCAGCAGCCTTCGATCGCCTGTCCGAGAAGCGGCGGTCCCAGAGATTGGACAGCAGCAGGAAGCCTGAACAAGACAGGAGGCTGGGAATGAGATGCTGTGTTGTAAAACATGGCACCATGGACCTGAGTGACGACCCCCAGAGCTTCAGCTTACCCTACTGGCCTGAAACCATCTCCTCAGACCAGGACGTCTCCCGGCCCGCTGCATGCAAGAAGTACACTGTCCCCCTGCAGAAGGAGGATCCCACTAAGTCCTCCAAAGTGGCCCAGGCCATAAGCCGCTCCAGCAGCATGTCTGCCCCACGGCCCACAAGAGCTTCAATGCTTCGCCGG GAAGTCAGTGGGACCTCCAAGGCCTCCCAGGACAATAAGAAGCAGCTCTCCAGGCTGGACATGCTGGCTCTGCCCCGGAAGAGGACTAGCTCTTTCACCACTCCCAGTGATACAGAGTCCTCAGCACCCAGGACAGGCTTCTCCAACCGCAGCACAGAGTCTAACAGTGGCTCTGGCCTTAAGGCCTCCGTGGCCGGGCCCAGCACTAAGCCTGCGCTAGGCAGGGCCTCTGGAGCTCTAGGCAAGCTCATCACCCGCGTCCGCTCCAGCAGTGCCAAATACACCAGCAGCACAGCCA GCTCTAGACGACGACAGAAAGGCTCTGACTACACCTCCACCTCAGAGGAGGAAtttgactctaaccagagcacccTTAAACACAAACGCTCACACACCCCCTCAGCTTCCCGCTCCCAGCCTCTCATCCCCCCACGCCCCAAACCCCGCTCACAAGACTCGGACCAGGAGAGTCACGAGGGAGACGCCTACCAGAACTGGTCCTCTCACAGTGCTGAGATAGCAAG ACTGAGTCAGGACCTGGCTAAAGATCTATCCGTCCTGGCCAGGGAGATCCATGGTGTGACTGGTGATGCTGATCCTCAGAGCTCTTCTGCAGTGGAGGCCAATACACCTGTCTCTACCATCACCGCCAGGGAGGTG TTGGTCCATCCCATCCCAGAGGCTGGTGTGAACTACCTTAGAATTCCTCCTGGATCCGCTGCAGCCAGGGATCCCGACCAAACCATTATgaatgaccaggaatacaactctAAGCACAGAGGATGGAACCAGGAAGTG GTTGTTGTGGATGATCTGATGTTGAATCCAGTGTCCCAGATCTCTCTGGCTATTCGAGAAAACACAGAGCAGCTAGCTGAGAAAATAAA GGTACTATTCCACAACAAAACTGACGTTTGGGGGGAGATTGAATCAAAGCTCAATACTGAAAATGACATCCCTGTCCTGAAAGGCTCAAACAAG GAAATCACAGCTATTCTGAAAGAGCTCAGAAGAGTTCAGAGACAACTTGAAG TCATCAACACTATCATTGAGCCCAGTGGAAATCTTGAGCCAGCCAAAGCCTACACTCCTAGTGCCGCCTCCACTCCTAGTGCCCCCTCCTCAGCCGGGTTGAAGCCATCCAGGGCCCCTTCGAGATACTGGAGAACCTCGGGTTCCCAGCGGGGTGGGGTTCCCTCTTCCAGCTCCAGGCCCAGTGAGAGTGTCAGGAGATCAGTTGTGGCCTCTGAGGCAGAGAGCTACGTGGTCTGA